Proteins encoded by one window of Labrus bergylta chromosome 2, fLabBer1.1, whole genome shotgun sequence:
- the zgc:158398 gene encoding transmembrane protein 248 — MGFWQPLTNLRDYVSQNPPVVTFFLCLLTLAVTFVCLSSYSYNHSVPNPDTTKDWNHLLSSLSQFKLCVNSNASLPELVSPTTSPLRLRKRDVSVHPTNTPSVTTLHLRVPLVVTPNSNSDSLKNIALHTALNSSQLHLEGNDSINMTLEIVSGNDTYTCLTISAPTHLLPMSLLPSECPASEKNISPIHVEATKQLDTVSQTCYSLRSENDPSLIVMLTPEERSVAARHLLEVSVCLLGVCGILCLAACMTHSLVRRHYWNGLDLQNELLIDS, encoded by the exons ATGGGTTTCTGGCAGCCGCTCACCAACCTTAGAGATTATGTATCCCAGAATCCTCCTGTTGTGACATTTTTCCTGTGTCTTTTGACCCTGGCTGTCACGTTCGTCTGCCTCAGCTCTTACAGCTATAATCACAGTGTGCCTAACCCTGACACAACAAAG GACTGGAACCACCTGCTGTCCTCCTTATCACAGTTTAAGCTCTGTGTGAATTCAAATGCAAGTTTACCTGAGCTTGTCTCACCCACAACCTCTCCTCTGAGACTGAGAAAAAGAGACGTTTCAGTTCACCCCACAAACACTCCATCTGTCACCACTTTACATCTCAGGGTTCCTCTGGTTGTTACTCCAAACTCAAACAGTGACTCTCTAAAAAACATAGCTCTACACACTGCCTTGAACAGCAGTCAGCTTCATCTTGAAG GCAATGACAGTATTAATATGACTCTTGAGATTGTGTCTGGAAATGACACCTACACCTGCCTGACTATTAGTGCTCCAACTCATCTCCTGCCCATGAGCTT ACTTCCATCAGAGTGCCCTGCATCtgagaaaaacatttcaccCATCCATGTGGAAGCAACAAAACAGCTTGACACAGTTTCACAAACCTGCTACAGTCTACGCTCCGAGAATGACCCTTCACTCATAGTCATGTTAACACCG gagGAGCGGAGTGTGGCAGCGCGACATCTGTTGgaagtcagtgtgtgtctgctcgGAGTGTGTGGGATTCTCTGTTTAGCTGCTTGTATGACACATTCACTTGTACGCCGCCACTATTGGAATGGACTGGATCttcaaaat GAgctcttgattgacagctga